One stretch of Thalassophryne amazonica chromosome 19, fThaAma1.1, whole genome shotgun sequence DNA includes these proteins:
- the LOC117532184 gene encoding interferon alpha-inducible protein 27-like protein 2 encodes MGLLTGIAAAAVGAGGALVAAPVVLGVVGFTSAGIAAGSIAAGMMSSAAVASGGGVAAGSLVAVLQSAGAVGLSGTASAAVATVGAALGSLLV; translated from the exons ATGGGTCTGT TGACAGGTATTGCAGCTGCGGCAGTTGGTGCAG gCGGGGCCCTGGTCGCGGCTCCGGTGGTTCTGGGTGTCGTCGGCTTCACTTCAGCTGGGATTGCTGCAGGTTCCATCGCTGCCGGCATGATGTCATCGGCTGCCGTTGCTAGTGGAGGGGGCGTGGCAGCAGGAAGTTTGGTGGCTGTTTTACAGTCAGCAG GGGCGGTCGGTCTGTCGGGCACCGCGAGCGCAGCAGTAGCCACAGTTGGAGCAGCACTTGGAAGCTTGTTGGTTTGA